In Winkia neuii, a genomic segment contains:
- a CDS encoding APC family permease, with translation MEIRGGPERQTRIIPAEAQAMNRVLGLPSVIAYGLASMGLLAVFTIYGTGVKLSDGHLPAAYIIALAAMLLTAHSYARMAWAVPKSGSAYVYSRLSFGPYVGFFIGWTMLLGYIFLPMVNFLLTGLYLNTLFTSIPPWIFTLTSIILVGILSIVGVTWVGKLNIALAVAGTAIVVVFAVLAFTHAQHLSAESLIAPITPEAGSLGTVMAAAAVLSFAFLGFDGVSNLAEETKKPRQNIPRAIMLSTLIIGILFFTVAWAGSQLYPNWRELTNLDAAGTEMMQKIGGPILATVFLAIYVFGTTLCGTAAQMSVSRVLYTMGRDGVLPSFLSRLHPRFKTPYVAALLVSALSLLALVLTLDQSVYMINFGALVAFAAVNLAAFKYFWIDQKKRGLRALFSFLLAPLAGFAFIAYLWSSLEWFSYLVGAIWVVLGLGILAFQTRGFTKTPPPLNIDA, from the coding sequence ATGGAAATACGTGGAGGACCAGAACGCCAAACTAGAATCATTCCGGCCGAAGCACAGGCAATGAATCGTGTGCTCGGCCTTCCTTCTGTGATCGCCTACGGGCTGGCATCAATGGGGCTGCTGGCAGTATTCACGATCTACGGCACAGGGGTAAAACTTAGCGACGGCCACTTGCCCGCCGCCTACATAATCGCTTTGGCAGCAATGTTGCTGACCGCTCACTCTTACGCACGCATGGCCTGGGCTGTTCCCAAATCCGGTTCCGCATACGTGTATTCGCGCCTGTCATTCGGCCCGTACGTGGGCTTCTTCATCGGGTGGACCATGCTGCTCGGATACATCTTCTTGCCCATGGTCAATTTCCTACTGACCGGGCTGTACCTGAACACCCTTTTCACTTCGATCCCACCGTGGATCTTCACCCTGACATCAATCATCCTGGTCGGCATCTTGTCCATCGTGGGGGTTACCTGGGTGGGAAAACTAAACATTGCGCTTGCCGTCGCGGGCACCGCCATCGTAGTCGTCTTCGCAGTCCTAGCTTTTACCCACGCGCAGCATCTGAGCGCCGAATCGCTCATCGCTCCGATTACGCCCGAGGCCGGCTCCCTGGGAACCGTAATGGCCGCCGCCGCAGTCCTCTCTTTCGCCTTCTTAGGCTTTGACGGGGTATCCAACCTGGCCGAAGAAACAAAGAAGCCGCGCCAAAACATCCCGCGTGCCATCATGCTCTCTACCCTGATCATCGGGATCTTGTTCTTCACAGTCGCGTGGGCCGGCTCGCAGCTGTACCCGAACTGGCGGGAGCTAACGAACCTGGATGCTGCAGGAACTGAAATGATGCAAAAGATCGGCGGGCCAATCCTGGCAACGGTCTTCCTGGCCATCTACGTTTTTGGCACCACCCTGTGCGGCACCGCCGCGCAGATGTCTGTATCCCGCGTGCTGTACACGATGGGGCGTGACGGCGTTCTGCCCTCATTCCTGTCCCGCCTTCACCCCCGCTTCAAGACCCCTTACGTGGCGGCGCTGCTAGTGTCCGCCCTGTCCCTGCTCGCCCTCGTGTTGACGCTTGACCAGTCGGTTTACATGATCAACTTTGGCGCCCTGGTGGCTTTCGCGGCCGTGAATCTGGCCGCCTTCAAATACTTTTGGATCGACCAGAAAAAGCGGGGCCTGCGCGCCCTCTTTTCTTTTCTTTTGGCCCCACTGGCAGGCTTCGCTTTTATCGCCTACCTGTGGAGCTCGCTGGAATGGTTCAGCTACCTGGTCGGGGCCATCTGGGTCGTCCTTGGCCTGGGCATTTTGGCCTTCCAAACCCGGGGATTCACCAAGACTCCCCCACCCCTAAACATCGACGCGTAA
- a CDS encoding amidohydrolase — MDLIITANTIHTMSDAPDTPQALGITAGHIEKVGSLAEADSWQADHRVDYQDATITPGLTDAHIHPIWGQHIARGTYLGKAKDSAEAASLLFEAAGEVAEGEWVFAWGLEQSAFGEGAPSGAAFTDAFPDNPVFVMLFDGHAAVANAKALEAANIRGAEELAGPGQIIVDQDGKPTGFLREASAIDRLKEAAPPLTLQQKVKDTLETFQQMAASGLTGGEMLDFDDPESLDVLEAIEAQGDLPIRLRIAPWILAGHPAERVQQVLDLQGKAGRRYQVRGAKMMIDGTIDNGSGWLAEPDTKGEGTSSSWANPHDYVQLLRTFDAAGVPTSTHAIGDRGIEFVIDAIRSLGRTKVVHRIEHIEEITDEGVRALAESGISASMQPTHCTHFLDPDGADAWSRRLGPERAKLAFRLKDVYKAADHLALGSDWPIAGSDPREIMADAISRQHTKDPNSRPISPDQALTNLQALQCYTREVAASTGASGGVIEPGALADLTVFAADPLQLPAKELAEVQIVATYLDGVQVHHG; from the coding sequence ATGGACCTAATCATCACCGCAAACACCATTCACACCATGTCGGATGCTCCGGATACACCCCAGGCGTTAGGGATTACTGCCGGGCACATCGAAAAGGTGGGCTCGCTTGCCGAGGCCGATTCCTGGCAGGCCGACCACCGCGTCGACTACCAGGATGCCACCATCACTCCCGGCCTGACCGACGCGCACATTCACCCCATCTGGGGTCAGCACATCGCGCGCGGCACCTACTTGGGGAAGGCGAAGGATAGCGCCGAAGCTGCCAGTCTCCTCTTCGAAGCGGCAGGCGAAGTAGCGGAGGGCGAATGGGTATTTGCCTGGGGGCTTGAGCAGTCTGCTTTTGGCGAGGGCGCGCCCTCGGGTGCCGCTTTTACTGACGCCTTCCCAGACAATCCCGTCTTCGTGATGCTCTTCGATGGGCACGCCGCCGTGGCCAATGCCAAGGCGTTAGAGGCGGCAAATATTCGCGGCGCTGAAGAGCTGGCTGGGCCAGGACAGATCATTGTGGATCAGGATGGAAAACCAACCGGATTCTTGCGGGAAGCATCCGCCATCGACCGTCTAAAGGAAGCGGCCCCGCCACTCACCTTGCAGCAGAAGGTGAAGGACACTTTAGAGACTTTCCAGCAGATGGCGGCGAGCGGCCTTACTGGCGGCGAGATGTTGGATTTCGACGACCCGGAGTCCCTAGACGTGCTAGAGGCGATCGAAGCCCAGGGGGACTTACCTATCCGCTTGCGCATCGCCCCCTGGATTTTGGCGGGGCACCCCGCCGAGCGAGTCCAGCAGGTGCTCGATCTACAAGGCAAGGCGGGCCGGCGCTATCAGGTGCGCGGAGCCAAGATGATGATCGACGGCACGATCGACAATGGCTCCGGCTGGCTGGCTGAGCCCGACACGAAAGGGGAAGGCACCAGCTCCTCTTGGGCCAACCCGCACGATTACGTGCAGTTACTGCGCACTTTCGACGCGGCCGGGGTGCCGACCTCTACCCATGCCATTGGCGATCGCGGCATCGAGTTCGTCATCGACGCGATCCGTTCCCTGGGGCGAACTAAGGTGGTCCACCGAATCGAGCACATCGAGGAAATTACCGACGAGGGCGTTCGCGCCCTTGCTGAGTCCGGCATTTCCGCATCCATGCAGCCCACCCATTGCACTCATTTCCTAGATCCGGATGGGGCCGACGCGTGGTCACGCAGGCTAGGACCGGAGAGGGCGAAGCTGGCGTTCCGACTAAAGGACGTCTACAAGGCCGCCGACCATTTAGCGCTGGGTTCGGACTGGCCTATTGCGGGTTCTGACCCCCGCGAGATCATGGCGGATGCCATCTCGCGCCAGCACACCAAGGACCCGAATAGCAGGCCGATCAGCCCAGATCAGGCGCTCACCAACTTGCAGGCGTTGCAGTGCTACACGCGTGAAGTGGCGGCCTCTACTGGCGCGAGTGGCGGGGTTATAGAACCGGGGGCGTTGGCCGACCTGACGGTCTTTGCCGCAGATCCGCTGCAGCTACCCGCGAAAGAGCTTGCCGAGGTACAGATCGTGGCTACCTACCTAGATGGCGTGCAGGTACACCATGGCTAA
- a CDS encoding DUF308 domain-containing protein, with the protein MSSPFQSSPDANADKNNSGGTGNQQQGSSPFQNPGSQGQGYPQNAPQGYGQQGYSNQGQGYYQSSPQGYGQPQSGYYQAPQQGGPIYPGQQNRQPEVKKERNNIGIAGIAVAVIGIILAFFKPTLPIAWLCVLVALILTVAGFIVKGKERKTAIGAAVATLLLIIATIAMTSIAAFKMFDPDKMNWTYTQNINGTHKEYTHYPNGKTHIKEYTDGSDGDVKEYDEGGDEDQDDDGSF; encoded by the coding sequence ATGTCTAGCCCATTCCAGTCCTCACCAGACGCCAATGCGGACAAGAACAATAGCGGCGGCACTGGCAACCAGCAGCAGGGTTCCAGCCCCTTCCAAAATCCAGGTAGCCAGGGGCAGGGCTACCCGCAAAACGCGCCCCAAGGGTATGGCCAGCAGGGATACTCCAACCAGGGGCAGGGCTACTACCAGAGCTCACCCCAGGGATACGGGCAGCCACAATCGGGCTACTACCAAGCCCCGCAGCAAGGAGGGCCGATCTACCCTGGCCAGCAAAATCGGCAGCCAGAAGTAAAGAAAGAACGCAACAACATTGGCATTGCCGGCATCGCGGTTGCGGTAATCGGCATAATCCTGGCATTCTTCAAGCCCACCCTGCCCATCGCCTGGCTGTGCGTCCTTGTAGCGTTGATCTTGACTGTTGCCGGATTTATCGTCAAGGGCAAGGAGCGGAAGACCGCGATCGGCGCCGCTGTTGCAACACTCTTGCTGATAATTGCCACGATCGCGATGACCTCTATCGCGGCATTCAAAATGTTCGACCCCGACAAGATGAACTGGACCTACACCCAGAACATCAACGGCACACACAAGGAATACACCCACTACCCCAACGGCAAGACTCACATCAAGGAGTACACCGACGGCTCGGACGGTGACGTCAAGGAATACGACGAGGGTGGAGACGAGGACCAGGACGATGACGGCAGCTTTTAG
- a CDS encoding DUF308 domain-containing protein, with protein MSSPFTPPSGPNKDQDKSARTNPGAAGSQPEKPETKPGKPQAQSGNSRPQSGRPEGNTPWSRSGTSADQTSPAFQAPVSQPHNSRPQPDHNQQFTQGNQGQQQQGPQGSQGGMGPYTGANYNPYQRQGTTQTGKKDLNYVGIAGIAVAVIGIILAFFKPTIIAAWLCILIALALVVAGFIVKNKERKTVIGALVLTGILGLTAIFTTGKALMDAGLASISYRPHNDTHYSEKADPSQKADEDSSDDAVPSKEDGKDDADQDKKSASKSVGTRANPYKLGQDVETTEWVIKINSFKRNADKEVLAANRFNEPPADGNEYAIANVTAKYKGSADPQHPDEAGIPSLLRVTFVAEDGKSYNRTSHVIVYDSTRNGSGELYEGGTATFNEVIEVPKGAKGVITMRPSYDEDPVFIKVQK; from the coding sequence ATGTCGAGCCCATTTACACCACCCTCTGGCCCTAATAAGGACCAGGATAAATCCGCACGCACAAATCCTGGTGCGGCAGGATCCCAACCAGAAAAACCTGAAACTAAGCCGGGCAAGCCGCAGGCCCAGTCAGGCAATTCCCGGCCCCAGTCGGGCAGGCCCGAAGGCAATACTCCCTGGTCGCGGAGCGGCACATCCGCTGACCAGACTTCCCCCGCATTCCAAGCTCCGGTAAGTCAGCCTCACAATAGCCGGCCGCAGCCGGACCATAACCAGCAGTTTACGCAGGGCAACCAGGGCCAGCAGCAACAGGGTCCCCAAGGTTCGCAGGGCGGAATGGGGCCTTACACGGGCGCCAACTACAACCCGTACCAGAGACAAGGCACAACTCAGACTGGTAAGAAAGACCTAAACTATGTCGGCATCGCCGGCATCGCAGTTGCCGTAATCGGTATCATCCTGGCATTCTTCAAGCCCACTATTATCGCTGCCTGGCTCTGCATCCTGATCGCGTTGGCCCTGGTGGTCGCCGGATTCATCGTGAAGAATAAGGAACGCAAGACCGTCATTGGCGCTCTTGTCCTAACGGGCATTCTTGGTCTTACCGCCATATTCACAACCGGGAAGGCACTGATGGACGCGGGCTTGGCGTCGATCTCTTACCGCCCTCACAATGACACGCATTACTCTGAAAAAGCCGATCCCTCCCAAAAAGCTGACGAGGATTCTTCTGACGATGCTGTGCCCTCGAAAGAGGACGGTAAGGACGATGCTGACCAGGACAAGAAATCGGCTTCTAAGAGCGTGGGCACTAGGGCCAACCCGTACAAGCTTGGCCAGGACGTCGAAACCACAGAGTGGGTTATCAAGATAAATTCCTTCAAGCGAAACGCAGATAAAGAAGTCCTCGCTGCGAACAGATTCAACGAGCCACCAGCAGACGGTAACGAATACGCCATTGCGAATGTCACCGCGAAATATAAGGGATCAGCTGACCCGCAGCACCCCGATGAGGCCGGTATACCCAGCCTGCTGCGAGTGACTTTCGTTGCCGAGGACGGGAAGAGCTACAACCGCACTAGCCACGTCATTGTGTACGACTCCACGAGAAACGGCTCCGGAGAGCTCTACGAGGGCGGTACTGCAACATTCAATGAGGTTATTGAGGTGCCCAAGGGCGCCAAGGGCGTAATAACCATGCGGCCTTCCTACGATGAAGACCCCGTCTTCATCAAAGTGCAGAAATAG
- a CDS encoding sugar O-acetyltransferase → MDPREREVRRRMRENELYLDFGPGLEVLEEERIHGKELADKYNRTSARDSAGRTRLLQRLFAHVGKDVCVEPPLHVAYGSNTSVGNDVYMNFGTTLVDDSEIQIGNQVLIGPNCTLSTAGHPIDPELRATYAQFSSKITLEDKVWLGANVTVLPGVTIGQGAVVAAGSVVTANVPARVVVGGVPAKILRHITDADKEFTYKPPKDL, encoded by the coding sequence ATGGATCCCCGGGAGCGCGAAGTGCGTCGACGCATGCGCGAAAATGAGCTCTACCTTGATTTTGGTCCAGGTTTGGAGGTGCTTGAAGAGGAGCGCATTCACGGCAAGGAGTTGGCTGACAAGTACAACCGCACTTCGGCCAGGGATAGTGCTGGCAGGACTCGGTTGCTGCAGCGGTTGTTCGCGCATGTGGGTAAGGACGTGTGCGTAGAACCGCCATTGCATGTGGCTTATGGTTCTAACACCAGCGTGGGCAATGACGTGTACATGAATTTTGGGACGACCCTGGTGGATGATAGTGAGATTCAAATTGGCAACCAGGTGCTGATTGGTCCGAACTGCACGTTGTCTACGGCGGGCCACCCGATCGACCCGGAATTGCGGGCTACTTACGCCCAGTTTTCCAGCAAGATCACTCTTGAGGACAAGGTGTGGCTTGGCGCTAACGTGACAGTGCTGCCGGGCGTAACCATTGGCCAGGGCGCAGTGGTTGCTGCCGGTTCGGTGGTTACGGCGAACGTGCCTGCCAGGGTGGTAGTGGGCGGTGTCCCTGCCAAAATTTTGCGCCACATTACCGATGCGGACAAGGAGTTCACCTACAAGCCGCCGAAGGATCTGTAA